The proteins below are encoded in one region of Pseudanabaena sp. BC1403:
- a CDS encoding DUF3288 family protein produces MAEAKDQRHPQYTKDRQIVNDLLAQSAPSNRDHADLARLIVRYKGFVGARDIQADLFKVLNNWQLTEEDLFTKTRAIHAIGKVYMAQDEGQDDWA; encoded by the coding sequence ATGGCAGAAGCAAAAGATCAAAGACATCCTCAGTACACCAAAGATCGCCAAATAGTGAATGATTTACTGGCGCAGTCTGCGCCAAGTAACCGTGATCATGCTGATCTAGCCCGTTTAATCGTGCGTTATAAAGGATTCGTTGGGGCGAGAGATATTCAGGCTGATCTGTTCAAAGTTCTCAATAATTGGCAGTTAACGGAAGAAGACCTATTTACAAAAACTAGAGCGATCCATGCGATCGGCAAAGTCTATATGGCTCAGGATGAAGGGCAAGATGACTGGGCATAA
- a CDS encoding tRNA-dihydrouridine synthase family protein, whose protein sequence is MQDVTDLAFMQMLSEYGCPDYYVTEYFRVYANSNIDKKILRSITLNTTGRPVFAQLIGESIPDILRISQQLTKYPIAGIDLNLGCPAPRVYRKNVGGGLLREPETIERIFAALRSQISGLFTVKMRVGFDSIDNFEKLLQLINHYQIDMLSLHGRTVKELYRGEVHYDLIRKAVQTVNCPVLANGNVTSYLKAEQVLQETGAAGVMIGRSAIRNPWIFQQIRDRFAGNPVQVITLADVYKYIQHLFAITYRDDLKEKSHVNCLKKFLNFIGTGIDPEGQFLAGMRLVQSKQELFDLCDRHLLTEPDRSFAIEPYENLVARPSCESCE, encoded by the coding sequence ATGCAAGACGTAACCGATCTTGCGTTCATGCAAATGTTAAGCGAATATGGCTGTCCTGATTATTATGTGACAGAATACTTTCGAGTCTATGCCAATTCCAATATCGATAAAAAGATTCTTAGGTCAATCACTCTGAATACAACAGGTAGACCTGTATTTGCTCAACTAATTGGTGAAAGCATTCCTGACATATTGCGGATTTCTCAGCAGCTTACGAAATACCCAATCGCAGGAATTGATCTTAATCTTGGCTGTCCTGCGCCACGAGTTTATCGCAAAAACGTTGGTGGTGGGTTATTGCGCGAGCCTGAAACTATTGAGCGCATTTTTGCGGCGTTGCGATCGCAAATTTCGGGACTCTTCACTGTGAAAATGCGCGTAGGGTTTGACTCGATTGATAATTTTGAAAAGCTATTGCAATTAATCAATCACTATCAAATTGATATGCTGAGTTTGCATGGTCGCACTGTCAAAGAGCTATATCGCGGCGAAGTGCATTATGACTTGATCCGCAAAGCTGTACAGACTGTAAATTGTCCTGTGTTAGCCAATGGCAATGTAACTTCTTACCTCAAAGCCGAACAGGTTCTCCAAGAAACTGGGGCGGCAGGAGTGATGATTGGTCGATCGGCAATTCGTAATCCTTGGATTTTTCAACAAATTCGCGATCGCTTTGCAGGTAACCCAGTCCAAGTGATTACCCTTGCTGATGTGTATAAATATATTCAGCATCTATTTGCAATTACTTACCGAGATGATCTCAAAGAGAAATCCCACGTTAATTGTCTAAAAAAGTTTTTAAACTTTATCGGCACTGGCATTGATCCTGAAGGGCAGTTTCTAGCAGGAATGCGGTTAGTACAGTCAAAGCAAGAGCTTTTTGATTTGTGCGATCGCCATTTACTCACTGAACCTGATCGTTCTTTTGCGATCGAGCCATACGAAAATCTGGTAGCTCGTCCTAGTTGTGAATCCTGTGAATAA
- a CDS encoding Hpt domain-containing protein produces MQLDSSIFGLAVINVSTLNILEKCIGKQALTQIIDTYLEDSEQAIAKMRQALEDLDFVQISFENHAFKGGSGTLGADRIVAICKELSVLCKSNSHTSEVENMNIVIHQLDLEFAKVSEFLQQKFQPTTQSAIVMDRITSNIL; encoded by the coding sequence ATGCAATTAGATTCTTCTATCTTTGGACTTGCAGTAATCAATGTGTCAACGTTGAATATTTTAGAGAAATGTATTGGTAAGCAGGCTCTCACACAGATTATTGATACTTACTTAGAAGATTCGGAGCAGGCGATCGCAAAGATGCGACAAGCACTAGAGGATCTAGATTTTGTCCAAATCAGTTTTGAGAACCATGCATTTAAGGGTGGAAGCGGTACTTTAGGAGCCGATAGAATTGTGGCAATTTGCAAAGAATTAAGCGTTCTTTGTAAGTCAAATAGTCATACTAGTGAGGTAGAAAACATGAATATAGTGATACATCAATTGGATCTTGAGTTCGCCAAAGTGTCCGAATTTTTGCAACAAAAATTTCAGCCTACAACGCAAAGCGCTATAGTTATGGACAGAATCACAAGTAATATTTTGTAA
- the rdgB gene encoding RdgB/HAM1 family non-canonical purine NTP pyrophosphatase produces the protein MSNTSTQLEKLVIASGNAGKIKEFRDYLADLGITLILKPDSIDVEETGATFIENAHLKASQVAISTGEWAIADDSGLEVMALNGAPGVLSARYADTDSDRINRVLSELKDQVNREAQFVCAIAIASPDGAIVADAVGLCKGAISDAPRGKGGFGYDPIFLIPEFQQTFGEIPPEVKAKISHRANALAMLRSKLQNFVNQ, from the coding sequence ATGTCTAATACATCAACTCAATTAGAAAAATTAGTAATTGCCAGTGGTAATGCTGGCAAGATAAAAGAGTTTCGTGATTATTTAGCAGACCTAGGTATAACTCTAATTCTTAAACCTGACAGCATTGATGTCGAAGAAACTGGTGCAACTTTTATTGAGAATGCTCATCTCAAAGCATCTCAAGTCGCAATCTCTACAGGAGAATGGGCAATCGCAGATGACTCTGGGCTTGAAGTAATGGCTCTTAATGGCGCTCCAGGAGTACTTTCAGCAAGGTATGCCGATACAGATAGCGATCGCATCAATCGGGTTTTATCTGAACTTAAGGATCAGGTTAATCGGGAAGCTCAGTTTGTTTGTGCGATCGCGATCGCTTCACCAGATGGTGCGATCGTGGCTGATGCAGTTGGGCTGTGCAAAGGTGCAATCTCCGATGCTCCGAGAGGGAAGGGTGGATTTGGATATGATCCTATTTTCTTAATACCAGAGTTTCAGCAAACCTTTGGGGAAATTCCACCAGAAGTCAAAGCTAAAATTAGTCATCGCGCCAATGCCCTTGCCATGCTACGCTCAAAATTACAGAATTTCGTAAATCAGTAA
- a CDS encoding glycosyltransferase family 4 protein — protein sequence MRILALAWEFPPRIIGGISRHVAELYPEIVRRGHEVHLITVAVEGGASVETVDGIHVYRISVGVNNDFFQWVAQMNVSMLNFAREFLSNNSIDLIHAHDWLVEESAIAITNEFQIPLVTTIHATEYGRCNGIHNDTQRYIHHKEIRLTQASQRVIVCSQYMRGELQRALDCPAEKTDVVYNGLSVERWQNITAEHQYDLEALKAQYAKPEEAIIYFVGRITYEKGIYILLNAMPKIIAAMNDQVRLVIIGTGDAYSILLQRQAWDLGIYHKVLFTGFMADADFWKFQKVANCAVFPSLYEPFGIVALESFAAKIPLVVSDTGGLPEVVRHKVTGIVTRVNDADSLADGIIEILHNPDYAKALVNNAQADLRESFAWDKLAEQTEAVFLKVKS from the coding sequence ATGCGCATTCTCGCTCTAGCTTGGGAGTTTCCACCACGCATCATTGGAGGAATTTCTCGTCACGTAGCAGAGCTATATCCTGAAATTGTTAGGCGCGGTCATGAGGTTCATTTAATCACTGTTGCAGTCGAAGGTGGGGCATCAGTAGAGACCGTTGATGGAATTCATGTGTACCGAATTTCCGTTGGAGTCAATAATGACTTTTTTCAATGGGTTGCACAAATGAATGTAAGTATGCTGAACTTTGCGAGAGAGTTCTTGTCAAATAATTCTATAGATTTAATCCATGCCCATGATTGGTTAGTAGAAGAATCCGCGATCGCGATTACTAACGAATTTCAGATCCCTCTAGTTACGACGATCCATGCAACTGAGTATGGAAGATGTAATGGGATTCATAACGATACTCAAAGATATATCCATCATAAAGAAATCCGCTTAACTCAGGCATCACAGCGAGTGATTGTTTGCTCTCAATATATGCGCGGCGAATTGCAGCGGGCGCTAGATTGTCCTGCCGAGAAAACTGATGTGGTCTATAACGGTCTGAGCGTCGAGCGTTGGCAAAATATTACCGCAGAGCATCAATATGATCTTGAAGCTCTAAAGGCGCAATACGCTAAGCCTGAAGAAGCAATCATCTACTTTGTTGGACGGATTACTTACGAAAAAGGCATTTATATTTTGCTGAATGCTATGCCCAAGATAATCGCAGCGATGAATGATCAAGTGCGTTTGGTAATTATCGGTACTGGCGATGCTTATTCGATCTTGCTCCAGCGTCAAGCATGGGATCTAGGTATCTATCACAAAGTTTTATTTACAGGCTTTATGGCAGACGCTGATTTTTGGAAATTTCAGAAGGTCGCTAATTGTGCAGTTTTCCCCAGCTTATACGAGCCATTTGGGATCGTTGCTCTTGAAAGTTTTGCTGCAAAAATTCCACTTGTAGTTTCCGATACGGGCGGATTGCCAGAAGTAGTTCGCCATAAAGTCACTGGCATAGTAACTCGCGTTAATGATGCTGATTCTTTGGCTGACGGCATAATCGAGATTCTACACAATCCTGATTACGCAAAAGCCTTAGTAAATAATGCTCAGGCTGATCTAAGAGAAAGCTTTGCTTGGGACAAGCTCGCCGAACAAACTGAGGCTGTTTTTTTGAAGGTTAAAAGCTGA
- a CDS encoding esterase-like activity of phytase family protein, whose protein sequence is MFLPKSFWKLLIGFCLAFLAILSINNASAIASDRTFLNVSLDFVNEYKLPKQKFENTPIGGLSGLAYDRIDDIFYAISDDRSEFAPARFYALKLKFSPQKEQPNLEKVEVIGVDFLKDKTGSTYPNGEVDPEGIALTGDRTVLISSEGVTSKGIPPFIDEFDLLTGKWIRSLPIPQRYLFEPKKDPNPNRSDLSKAEPQGVRDNLGFEALTIIRDSIGDPYRVFTVTENALAQDAQSDQQQPSESRFLHYLVGNIAPLIVAEHRYPVEAMTSPVNQIGVNDIVALDRGGHFLTLERSNGGNGLSAKIWQIFTGDANDTSAIKSFRTSPNVRSIRKKLVLDLATLGIKLDNLEGMAIGPRLADGSSSLILVSDDNFSDNQFTQFLLFRLNRN, encoded by the coding sequence ATGTTCTTACCGAAAAGCTTTTGGAAGTTATTAATTGGATTTTGCTTAGCATTTTTGGCAATATTGAGCATTAATAATGCATCAGCAATAGCAAGTGATCGCACATTTCTGAATGTATCGCTAGATTTTGTCAATGAGTATAAATTACCAAAACAGAAGTTTGAGAATACTCCCATTGGTGGTTTATCAGGACTGGCTTATGATCGCATTGATGATATTTTCTACGCAATTTCTGATGATCGTAGTGAATTTGCTCCTGCCAGATTTTATGCTCTCAAACTGAAGTTCAGTCCCCAAAAAGAACAGCCGAATCTTGAAAAAGTGGAAGTAATTGGCGTAGATTTCCTCAAAGACAAAACAGGAAGCACCTATCCTAATGGTGAAGTTGATCCAGAAGGCATAGCATTAACAGGCGATCGCACAGTACTAATTTCCAGTGAAGGCGTAACTAGCAAAGGCATTCCTCCATTTATCGATGAGTTCGACCTATTGACAGGTAAATGGATCAGAAGTTTACCGATTCCTCAGCGCTATCTATTCGAGCCAAAAAAAGATCCAAATCCTAACAGGAGCGATCTTTCTAAAGCAGAGCCACAAGGGGTAAGAGATAATCTTGGTTTTGAAGCGCTCACGATAATTCGTGATTCTATTGGTGATCCCTATCGCGTCTTTACAGTTACGGAAAATGCTCTTGCCCAAGATGCTCAATCCGATCAGCAACAACCATCTGAAAGCCGTTTTTTGCATTACTTAGTTGGCAACATCGCGCCGCTAATTGTTGCCGAGCATCGCTATCCTGTCGAAGCGATGACCTCTCCCGTTAATCAGATTGGGGTCAATGACATCGTAGCCCTTGATCGCGGCGGTCACTTTCTCACCCTTGAGCGTTCTAATGGCGGTAATGGACTTAGTGCCAAAATTTGGCAAATTTTTACAGGTGATGCTAATGATACTTCAGCCATCAAAAGTTTTCGGACTAGTCCCAATGTGCGATCAATCCGTAAAAAGCTAGTATTAGATTTAGCAACTCTTGGGATTAAATTAGATAATTTAGAAGGAATGGCGATCGGCCCTCGTTTAGCCGATGGTTCATCAAGTCTTATTTTGGTCAGTGATGACAATTTCAGCGACAACCAATTTACACAATTTCTATTGTTTCGCCTAAATCGTAATTAG
- a CDS encoding exopolyphosphatase, with protein MSGAIKKYRLITRSDFDGVVSAVLLKELDMIDEILFVHPKDVQDGKVEVCDRDILTNLPYIEGAYLVFDHHTSETMRIYDTPENHIIEGEAPSAARVVYNYYGGKLKFPHVSQAMMLAVDKCDSAQFDIDDILHPQGWVLLSFLMDSRTGLGRFREFTISNYALMMELVDAFRRMTIEEIMELPNVKERVELFFVQQEIFKRQIQSCAEVYDKLVIVNLQNEDTIYAGNRFMVYALYPECNISIHQMWGRQKQNSVFAVGKSVLNRTCPINIGELMLRYEGGGHANAGTCQIDNEQAEEVKQELIDVITRNNVVQSAMSLE; from the coding sequence ATGTCAGGCGCAATCAAAAAATATCGATTAATTACCCGTAGTGACTTTGACGGTGTTGTTAGCGCCGTATTACTCAAAGAACTAGATATGATAGACGAGATCTTATTCGTTCATCCGAAAGATGTGCAAGATGGTAAGGTCGAGGTCTGCGATCGCGATATTTTGACTAACTTGCCATATATAGAGGGTGCATATTTAGTCTTTGATCACCATACGAGTGAGACAATGCGCATTTATGATACTCCAGAGAATCATATTATTGAGGGTGAAGCGCCATCGGCAGCAAGAGTTGTCTATAACTATTATGGAGGAAAATTAAAGTTTCCGCATGTCTCGCAAGCGATGATGCTAGCAGTAGATAAATGTGATTCAGCACAGTTTGATATTGATGATATTCTCCATCCACAAGGATGGGTACTATTAAGCTTTTTGATGGACTCACGGACAGGATTAGGAAGATTCCGTGAGTTTACGATTTCTAATTATGCTTTGATGATGGAATTGGTAGATGCTTTTCGGAGAATGACTATTGAAGAGATTATGGAACTTCCGAATGTTAAGGAGCGCGTAGAGCTATTTTTTGTGCAACAGGAGATATTTAAGAGACAAATTCAGAGCTGTGCAGAAGTCTACGATAAGCTAGTTATAGTCAACTTGCAGAATGAAGACACGATCTATGCTGGCAACCGCTTTATGGTATATGCCCTATATCCTGAGTGTAACATTTCTATTCATCAAATGTGGGGAAGGCAAAAGCAGAATTCTGTTTTTGCTGTCGGTAAGTCAGTTCTCAATCGTACCTGTCCGATTAATATTGGGGAGTTGATGTTGAGATATGAAGGTGGCGGACATGCTAATGCTGGTACTTGTCAAATTGATAATGAGCAAGCTGAAGAAGTTAAGCAGGAACTGATTGATGTTATTACAAGGAATAATGTAGTTCAATCTGCAATGTCCCTCGAATAG